The Ornithorhynchus anatinus isolate Pmale09 chromosome 16, mOrnAna1.pri.v4, whole genome shotgun sequence genome contains the following window.
CTTCCCCAGCTTGCGTGAACTTAAGCCGTCACTCCAGTAGCCGCGTATCCCCCAAGACACCTCTCGCGACCTTGTCGTCTCCTCCGTTTCTTCACTCTGTAGCAGGTGGGCCGGAGGAATCTTTTTCCCGCCTGACGGAgtaagaaagataatcaggtttctttCCGCGTCGGTTTTGAGCCTGGTCTTTTCCTCCCAGACGTTAGGTTTCTGTCAGAAGACCGATAGGCGGGAGAGGGATTTATGGATAACGGGAGGAACAAAACGGAGGAAGGAAGATTTAGGTTAGTGGTGTAAAATCCACGCCCCCTCCCGCACTTCTCTCCCCTCGTCATTCTTGAACCCAGAAGTTTCCGAGGAGTGCGACAGGcgaaaggagggctcggtcatCTTTCCCTTCCGGAGAGCCGTTAAAAATTTAACATTTATCAGCAtctccagaagggagggagacggatctaataactgcggtatttaagctcttactatgtgccaagcactgtactaaaccctgggatggatgcaaggcaATCGAGTTGCATgtggtccttgtccctcaaggggcctaagagggaggaagaaggggtctTCCCagccacctagtacagtgttttgcgcatagcaggtgctccataaatgccatcgattgaatccccactttacagaggaggaaactgaggcccagaaaagtgaagtggcttgcccaagatcaccgtgGACGAGGGATTTAGaagccaggactcctgactcccacacatgggcttttttccactaggctacgcctcTTCTGAGTTCCCTCAGCAGGGAGCTGGAAGCTATTGGGCGATGAAATTTCTTTGAAAATAACCTGTCAAACTGGTCAGCGCTTGAATGGTGAAACGGAACGTTGAGTGATTATCTGGCAAATTGGGGTGGTGCCTGTTTGTCAAAGTTTCTGAAAAGCAGTCGTGacttttatcgagcacctactggatacagagcactgtactaagcgcttgggaaaggatccCAGAGGCACCGAGCCCACGCATTCcccgtctaatcccggctccgccacgtgtctgttgcgtcaacttggataagtcgcttaacttctttgcgcctccgttccctcatcttaaaaatggggattaagactgtaagccccatgggggacagggactgagtccgacctgaatagcttgtatgtacccagcacttagtacagcgcctggcacgtagtaagcgcttaaccaatacgatATTAAAACAAAGCTTCTACGCAAATAGAAAAATAACTTCAATCTGTTCCATTATTTAGCCCAAAGTGCATCGTTTTTCATCAGATCTCAGCAGAGCGGGTCTCTGAGGGAGAGAGTTTGAAGGCCAGGGAGTGAGGTGGAAAAACCTCCCCCCCACAAAGGCCAATGGGGGGGCGCCGAGTCTGGTTGAGGCGGGGAGAACCGCAGAGAGTTTCACGCTACGTGTCCTACCGGGCACATTCAGGTCGGTCTTCGGGAAAGGCGAGGTGGCAAAAGCCACGAGACCGGAAGCTGGTTGAAGGCAGGGGAAAACGTGTCTTGgcgaactctcccaggcgctcagtacagtcctcagtacttagtaagtgGCGGGCCCTTACTTCTGATCGGTGGACGGGGAACGGTTGGGAGAGTTGGGACCGAAAGACGGGAGGGAAGCGGCCATTCCGTGGGTGGAGCGGTGCTTCGGAGGTGTCGCTGGGTCCGGGAGATGTAGAAATATCCCGGGACAGATCGAGGCCTAGCCGGGCCGGGGACGGGAGAAGCCCAGCAGGACAAGAACCGGGATGCTCAACGGCAAATGGGGAAAGGCCGGATTTTCCTAGGCCCCGAATGATGCGAACTCTTGCTTCGCTGACTTGAGAGAGGATTCGAACGGACCCCCGTGGTTTCCACGGAATCCCCATCCCGATCCATCTCGGCCTCCCGGCAGGCgctgttgggggggtgggagggatgtccAGGGGTTTTGTGGcatttaaaagcttactatatgccgagcgctgtgctcggagccggggtaggtacaagataatcagggcgggcacagtccccgtctcccacggggctcgcggtctaacagGGTGGGAGAACgcgaaaccgaggcaccgagaattgaggtgactcgcccgaggtcgcacagcaggaaggtggcagggtcgggatcagaacccaggtccttccggctcccaggcccgggctggttTTGCTAGAGCGGGCCGCTTCCCGGAAGGGTCAAAGGTCAGTCTGCTGGCAGCTGAAGATGAGGAGGTCATAATCGGGCACCGGACAGCTATTGGGGGGCAGCCGCTCAGCGCTCACCGCGCCTGGTGGTCACCGAGGAAAGGCCCTTAGCTCCGAGGATTGCTAGGAATTCACCCGACCAGGCTCAGAGGTGATCCcgaacctctccccttctccatccctctttgcCACTCCCTGCGTTCCCCTGGGATCCAGTCAAAGGAGGCtctcccccagtcaatcaatcaatcagttgcattgattgggcacctactgggtgccgagggctgtcccgagcgcttgggagattccagTCGACTTAATAGGCACCACCCTCGCCTTCAGGGAGCTGGCAGTCCACTctgcgctgggcactgtactgagcgctcgggagggtccgatcgagttaatagacaagatccctgcctcgGAGGAGCTGACGGTCTTTTTCGTGCACTCAACTCAGCTCTGGGGAGCATCCAGTAGGCGTGGCAGAAATGATCTCGAGGAGCTGACGGGCTGGCGTTAGAAGCTTGCAAACATCTAGCCCCCTGACGTCAATTACTCCTTCATTTCCCTTCTTATCCTCTTCTTCCGTCTCTTTATGTACCCTCACCAAATTATCACCACTGCCCGCCAGGGGAAAATTATTTACTCACGGTAATATTCGACGCACATTACGTTTAACTTAGTCTGCCTCGACCGAGTACCTTGGAAGAATGACTTTTAATCCCATTATAACCCGAGGTAGGGTAGTCCCGATCGGGACGGAGCTGGGGGGCTATTTTCGGCTGCGAGCCCGGAAGCGGAGCTTGGTCTGATGGATAATGTCTGCCGTGTGGGGTTGGAGGGTCGTGAGGCGGATTCTTTGTCTCAGACTTGGGGGCGTTGGGGGTTCTTGGaccccgggatttgaacccctttCATAATGGTGGACCGGGCCTTCCCGTAATGCCCCATTAGCTGACCCCTTCCTCCCCGGGGCCACGGTCATCCTGGGCCACTTCCcgcggaggggatgggggagagggagcgatCTCACTTCGGATCGGATAATGCAGGGAATGAGAGGACCCGGCatcttgggtgggggggggcgaaGCCAATCAGAAAgcacaccctcctcttcctccaaggtGCCCGAGGAGGAACAAAATGGGGGAAATTGCCTGAATAAATTGCTATTTCAAGAGGTCAAAATGGGATCCAGGTCTCGCACACGATCAGACGTTCGGCTAGGGGGTATTTCCATCTGGGAATCGGGTCAACTCTTTCCCCCGGGTGTGGCTAATCCTGAAAAAGCCTCTTCCGGGTGCCCTACGCGAGTCGTGTGCATGTAACTTTCTATTTAACCGTCATATAAAGGTATTACAGCTCTACTCTCTATTGGCTTCTtggtttttcctccctttctcttccctcaaaAATCCAAGGGCGGGCGCCATCTTCAACCCCGGACGATCTCGGCCCTAGAGCGAAGCTTCCTcgaaggaaggggtgggggattgGAGCCTGGGCCCTCATGCCGGAGAACGGGTgattgataataacgatgataataataattgaggtatctgttcggcgctcaccatgtgccgagcgccgttctaagcgctgggggagatgcgagttaatcgggttggacgcggtccctgtcccacatgggtcggggtcttcatctccattttacagacgaggtgattgagggacagaggagtcaagtcGGAGTCATTAAGGGCTGacggtgtgccgagcgctgtactaagcgctggggcaggtgcgAGTTAatcagatccctgtcccacacgggctcgcagtcttcatctccattttacagatgaggtagctgaggtacggagaagtgaagtgactagcccaaggtcacccagcagacaagcggcggagccgggattggaacccagatcctccgacttgcAGGCCCGTTTCCACTGGTTCACACCGCTTTCCAGATGGATCGATCGGGCGACGGGTCGATCGAGGGAGAAAGGAGCCGGAAATTGGCAATGGGcagtctggtaataataatgatggtatttattaagcacttactacgtgccaagcactgttcgaaacgctgggggagatacaaggtaatcgggtcgtcccccgttggggctcccggtcttcatccccattttccagatggggggaactgaggcccagagaagtgaagcggctcgcccgaggtcacccagcggagccgggctgagaagccgcgacctccgactcccaagcccgggctcttgccgccgagccccgccgcttctctcccgcgggcggagagggagaaaggagagtttGGTCCCCCAGTGAGtcccctgaaagtcagaaggagggaCGGAGCCAGGAATAGCTTCTTCCGTCCCAGGCCCCCGCCGGCCCTGGGGTCGCCCTCGGAGAGCCGTCCCTCCGGTCGGCGGCCCCGTTCCCACAGCCCggccgccccctgccctctcATCCGCCGACCGGGCCCGCTCCGGGCCCGGGAGCGGCGACGTGACGGAATGGGAGGGAATCGGGCCGACTTCCTCTGGGGCCCGGCGTAGGGGGCCATCTTCGCGGCCGGGGTCACACCCCCtccgttcagtcattcagtcattcccatTTAATTAGCAAACACAGCCCGCAGTAGCCAGGAAGCTCTTCGAGGACGGGGATCGGGTCGCCTCGCTCTATCGGACTCCcccgggcgctcagcacagcgtagactggaagctctccgaatgatcatagtaatgataacgatgatatttgttaagcactaactgtgccaggcactgttggaagcgctgggggagagacaagattatcaggttatccccaggggggctcacagtctgaatccccattttacagatgagggaactgaggcatggagaagtgaagtggcttgcccaaggtcacacaacagacaaggggcagagcggggattagaacctctgactcctctgactcccgagcccgggccgtttccactaagccacagtgctcctcTGATCCGACTgtcttatctcccccagcgcttagcagagcgcttggcacatagtaagctcttaggatGGGGGGGTGagattggggctgggaggggggcggttggggtgggaggggacgggCAAAGAGAGGAATCGAGGACGGAGACCAGGCCGAGAAGCCGGGGGCACGTGATTGGCCTCTCTCGAGATGGAAGCTGGGAatctggtgggggggaggagggggaaaccgaggcccggagaagtgaagcgagggggagggacagaagatCGTAAGCTTCGGCCCCTCGGGAGCCCGTCGCCTCTTTGAGGGCCGGGGTCCCGTCTACCCGAtccccggtgctccgcacaccgtaggctggaaactcctggaggacagggatcgggtgGACCGACCGCCTctcgctctcccgagtgctcagcacagcgctcctcCCGGAGGAGACACCCACGGCCGCTGATCGATGGGAAGATCGTCCCAGGCgacgagtacggtgctcggcccagagtgactgaatgaatgaatgaatgaatgaatgagcttggtGGTGGTCCCTCTTTAGGCCCCTCGCTCGGTAAGAGGGCCCGGGGGCGCAAAGCCTGGCATGGCGGGAGCTTcccatccaccccctccctctcctggggGGGGGGATCTACCTCGGCTCCTGACCGAAGCGGGGTCTGGAGGGGCTCTCTCGGCCACTCCTGGGGGAGCCCCCCAAtctagaccgtcggctcgttgtgggcagggaacgtggccacCGAGTCTGGTCAgtcggattctcccaagcgctcagtatagtgctctgcacacagcaggtgctcgataaataccactgatcgattggaaaTGAGTGGGGGGTCATTTGTGCGGCCCGGGGGTGACATGGAGACCCccgagggaggggggagcaggagggagagacgggaagccCCTGCCGGTTTCTACAAATGCCCACCTCTTTGAACTCGAGACCGCCTCCGGtcaattccttccctctcttcacaCGCacgatctctttctctctctctcttccccttcaagttCGAgtcccagcctgctgtgtgaccttgggctagtcccttcacctctctcagcttcctcagctctaaaacgtagcccctctccctcaggccccgagccccccgtgggacggagaTCGTGTTTGGTGAGGAGAGAGTGCTGCACAccggctctcccaagcgctcagcacggtgctcggtAAACACCatcgaccgtaagctcactgtgggtaggagcCGCGACTCCAAActcttctatcgtcctctcccgagcgtttagtccagcgctctgcccactggaagcgctcggtaaatgccatggaaattgtccattccaagcgctcagtccagtgctctgcacatagtaagcgctcgataaataccactgaacgaacgaatgaatgaatttaaggtagGTTCCCGCCCCGTGACGAGAGAGTGGCCCTGTCGGACAAGAATGTCGAATggaaattattataataatacggGAGCCGTTTTATAATACAGAGTCGTATAAATAATGAAAAGGGACACAGGTGTTCAAGTATTCCGCACGCTGGCGAGGCGAAGATTTGCCGAGCCTCTCCTTGTTGGTCGGGGGAGGAATAAGATGGGGGGGACGGGTCTCTTCTCagcacccccctccccattttgccGTCTTCCGGGTCCAGCCTCGGTTGCTACGACGCCCGCGTCCAGGGGAGGGTCCCCCCCGTGTGAATTTTTGAGGGTCTTCTCCGAGGGTCTTTCTTTATCCCCCGCCTTCGTAAAGCAGCCGGAGCTTGGAGAAGAAGGCGAGAGGCGGGATGGGCAGTGTTGGGGCGGTCTAGGGTGGGGGGGCGaagggagaggaccggggggggggcgggtcagcCTTCAGGATGGCTCCGGTCaggggacccctccccaccccccaaaagagAGGGTCCCCCATTCCCGTCGAGCCGTcctaagaagcggcatggcagagCGGatggagtccgggcccgggagtcagaaggtcgtgggttctaatcccggctcctccactcgtccgctgggtgaccttgggcaagtggcttcgcttctctgggcctcacttccctcatctggaaaatggaggctgcgagtctcacgggggacaggggccgtgtccgaccctctagactgtgacttcgttgtgggcagggaatgtgtctgctggttGTTCTTTTATTCCCTCCcacgcgcctagtacagtgctttgcacacagtaagtgctcagtggatacaatcgaatgaattaatttgctgtatctccccagcacttagtacggtatctggcacgtagtaagcgcttaacaaataccacggttattattattaagggtgaccccccccgccccccagctgggAAGCCCAGTCTGCTCCTACTGGGTGGGAGGGACGGCACGGAGACCCccgcgggctgggggaggggcagtcCGGGGAGGGTCAGCGGGAGGGGGACGGGTCTCCTCGGCGAAGCGCGGAGGGCGGACGGGGCGATGAGGCTCGGGGGGGGTCGCCTAGGCGCACTGGGACACCAGGGCAGGCCAGTTGGAGGCCGGGGTCCGGGCTCgggaccccttcctctcctcgccccccgcGGGGCCCACCAAGCCCAGGTAGAAGGGAGATTTGAGGAAGCGGCCGTAGGAGTCCTTCTCCATGAGGCGGAAgatcttcctctgggcctcgtcgAAGCAGGCCGGGGTGGGCTCCCGCACGTTCCGGCTGGTCTCCTCCCGGGTGATGGAGTCCAGGTTGACCTGAGGTCGGAGgtcggggccgggacggggcggTTAGAGGCCCATCGGGCGGCCCCCCcaccggggggctcgcggtctcgatcccccccttttacaagatgaggaaactgaggcccggagaagtgaagcgacctgcccgaggtcacgcagcggacaaagcggaggagaacccggctcctccgactcccgggcccgggctctacccactaggccacgccgctcgtGTCGGGAGGCTAGGGGAATCGGCAGACGTCGCAGGGTCCGAATCATCCTTGTGGCAGACGGGGACACCCGGGGATCggatccctcccaccctccgggACCccgcgagccccccgccccggccccccgcctcacACACCTCTTTGGACGCCTCCACCGAGATGAAATCTTCGTAGATCTTCTTGGCCTTGGGGCGGAGCTGGTCCGGACACGGGGTTTTCTTGTAGTCTTCGCAGCTGATCCAGAATTCCAGGTTCTCGTCGCTGTATTCCGACTTCAGGAAAGCCCGGAAAGCCGTCAGACCGCCTGCCGGGCCGGGGAACGGAGGGGGTTATTAACCGTGTCTGTGTGCGTGCGTGTAGGGAGGGTGGGAGTGAGTGTGCGCGTGCGATGTATGATGGCTGGAAGGATGAAGGGCGAGTGGGATGTGTGATAGGTCggggacgcttagtacagtgctctgcacacggtaagcgctcactaaatacgcatgaaggaatgaaggaatgagtaggTGTGTGTGATGGGTGATGTGGGTGGCGGTaatatgtgagtgtgtgtttttttatggtgcttgttaggcATCTactatttactgtactaagcgctgaggtagatacagactattcaggttggacccagtccccgtcccacggggctcgccgtcttaa
Protein-coding sequences here:
- the RGS4 gene encoding regulator of G-protein signaling 4 isoform X1 gives rise to the protein MCKGLAALPASCLRSAKDMKHRLGFLLQRTDSCDQGASHGKAEKAPSSARVSREEARRWAESLENLISHECGLTAFRAFLKSEYSDENLEFWISCEDYKKTPCPDQLRPKAKKIYEDFISVEASKEVNLDSITREETSRNVREPTPACFDEAQRKIFRLMEKDSYGRFLKSPFYLGLVGPAGGEERKGSRARTPASNWPALVSQCA
- the RGS4 gene encoding regulator of G-protein signaling 4 isoform X2, giving the protein MCKGLAALPASCLRRVSREEARRWAESLENLISHECGLTAFRAFLKSEYSDENLEFWISCEDYKKTPCPDQLRPKAKKIYEDFISVEASKEVNLDSITREETSRNVREPTPACFDEAQRKIFRLMEKDSYGRFLKSPFYLGLVGPAGGEERKGSRARTPASNWPALVSQCA